From one Streptomyces sp. CA-210063 genomic stretch:
- a CDS encoding TadE family protein, whose amino-acid sequence MTPTSLSRPPHTEAALNTPVLARPPWPLPDGARPPTPALTRPVRRLGRVRTKDENTDDAPLVRRLGRVRTEGENTDDAPLVRRLGRVRTKDENTDDAPPVRRPGRVHTEGENTDDAHADGGAAAYERWRAHQRRGTRVRREGGVSGGVRPQRLARQQVPLLRPTDSAPDRGRIPPGAPPTHPRTEGAPPTTAGKPPRHRWNDRGASILEFAGFLPILLLIAMAAIQLGLVGYGISQAGSAARAAARAESLEPGAGAAAGVAAASAWLNPDPAVGPGTDTTTATVTVTVPSVIPLFDPVTVERSATMPNDNDNDNDN is encoded by the coding sequence ATGACCCCGACCAGCCTTTCCCGCCCACCCCACACCGAGGCAGCCCTCAACACCCCCGTACTCGCGCGCCCCCCGTGGCCGCTCCCGGACGGAGCCAGGCCACCCACCCCGGCACTCACGAGACCCGTACGGCGGCTCGGCCGCGTACGCACGAAGGACGAGAACACCGACGACGCGCCCCTCGTACGGCGGCTCGGCCGTGTACGCACGGAGGGCGAGAACACCGACGACGCGCCCCTCGTACGGCGGCTTGGCCGTGTACGCACGAAGGACGAGAACACCGACGACGCGCCCCCCGTACGGCGGCCCGGCCGCGTACACACGGAGGGCGAGAACACCGACGACGCGCACGCCGACGGCGGGGCAGCCGCGTACGAGCGGTGGCGCGCACACCAGCGGCGCGGCACTCGCGTACGGCGAGAAGGGGGCGTGTCGGGGGGTGTCCGCCCGCAGCGGCTGGCGCGTCAACAGGTTCCACTTCTCCGGCCGACCGATTCCGCGCCAGACCGAGGACGGATACCCCCCGGCGCGCCCCCGACCCACCCCCGAACCGAAGGCGCCCCACCCACCACGGCGGGAAAGCCACCCCGCCACCGCTGGAACGACCGAGGCGCCTCGATCCTGGAGTTCGCCGGCTTCCTTCCCATCCTCCTCCTCATAGCCATGGCGGCGATTCAGCTGGGCCTCGTCGGCTACGGCATCAGCCAGGCCGGCTCGGCGGCGAGGGCGGCAGCGAGGGCCGAGTCGCTGGAACCCGGGGCCGGCGCAGCGGCCGGCGTAGCCGCAGCAAGCGCCTGGCTGAACCCCGACCCCGCAGTGGGCCCCGGCACCGACACCACCACAGCCACGGTCACCGTCACCGTCCCCTCGGTGATCCCCCTCTTCGACCCGGTCACCGTGGAACGCAGCGCCACCATGCCCAACGACAACGACAACGACAACGACAACTGA
- a CDS encoding sensor histidine kinase, with protein MGEGGRRRHPASAGERLQPPPGPSEGERLRPPPSPTTGYLQDDAQPPATLRLQLNALQALARQTFAVRLTTLTIGTPFAMANTTDGPPTHAVLIAAVLGITISYGMLRDWHRFAPRLLAHPTLMALDLLFGAVLLLTASPASPLAYATVCTPLLSGLLYGWRGAGVLTGLQLAVLLTIHRAWEHRPGAGANTLLIAGFCVAAGIIGVTLRNLMFRFGTATQALSEATSRLAVAEAVESERARLARELHDSVAKTLHGLALAADALATSADRPDPDPTLVKQQAALVASAARRAATESRDLLTDLRRHTDLTTTPPPTDLKTELTTRTRDFATRTTLPTHLTHTGETPPPLPPETTHHLLAITAEALENIHRHARATTAEVSVEVTRNTLHLTIKDNGVGLPPTLTLEAAQKSGHFGILGMAERAARMDAALHLESDTTGTRVTLTLPLSAPTTPEAPQQEAAHA; from the coding sequence GTGGGGGAGGGTGGGCGCAGGCGGCACCCGGCAAGCGCCGGTGAGCGCCTCCAACCCCCGCCCGGCCCCAGCGAAGGGGAACGCCTCCGACCCCCGCCCAGCCCCACCACCGGCTACCTCCAGGACGACGCGCAGCCCCCCGCCACCCTCCGCCTCCAGCTCAACGCCCTCCAGGCCCTCGCCCGCCAAACCTTCGCCGTCCGCCTCACCACCCTCACCATCGGCACCCCCTTCGCCATGGCCAACACCACGGACGGCCCCCCGACCCACGCCGTACTCATCGCCGCGGTCCTCGGCATCACCATCTCCTACGGCATGCTCAGGGACTGGCACCGCTTCGCCCCCCGCCTCCTCGCCCACCCCACCCTCATGGCCCTGGACCTCCTCTTCGGCGCGGTCCTCCTCCTCACCGCCTCCCCGGCCTCCCCCCTCGCCTACGCCACGGTCTGCACGCCCCTCCTCTCCGGCCTCCTCTACGGCTGGCGCGGCGCCGGCGTCCTCACCGGCCTGCAACTGGCCGTCCTCCTCACGATCCACCGCGCCTGGGAACACCGCCCCGGCGCGGGTGCCAACACCCTCCTCATCGCCGGCTTCTGCGTCGCGGCCGGCATCATCGGCGTAACCCTCCGCAATCTGATGTTCCGCTTCGGTACGGCCACCCAGGCGCTCTCCGAAGCCACGTCCCGCCTGGCCGTCGCCGAGGCCGTGGAGTCGGAACGCGCCCGTCTCGCCCGCGAACTGCACGACTCGGTGGCCAAGACGCTCCACGGCCTCGCCCTGGCCGCAGACGCCCTGGCAACCTCGGCGGACCGCCCCGACCCCGACCCCACCCTGGTGAAACAACAGGCGGCCCTCGTCGCATCGGCGGCCCGCCGAGCCGCCACCGAATCCCGCGACCTCCTCACGGACCTACGCCGCCACACCGACCTGACGACGACACCCCCACCCACGGACCTGAAAACCGAACTGACCACGCGGACGAGGGACTTCGCGACCCGCACCACCCTCCCCACCCACCTGACCCACACGGGCGAGACACCCCCACCGCTCCCGCCCGAAACGACCCACCACCTCCTGGCGATCACGGCGGAGGCCCTGGAGAACATCCACCGCCACGCGCGGGCGACGACAGCGGAGGTGTCCGTGGAGGTCACCCGGAACACCCTCCACCTCACGATCAAGGACAACGGCGTAGGCCTCCCACCCACCCTCACCCTCGAAGCGGCGCAGAAATCCGGCCACTTCGGCATCCTGGGCATGGCGGAACGCGCCGCCCGGATGGACGCGGCCCTGCACCTGGAATCGGACACCACCGGCACACGGGTGACCCTGACCCTCCCCCTCTCCGCCCCCACCACCCCCGAAGCCCCCCAACAGGAGGCCGCTCATGCCTGA
- a CDS encoding response regulator transcription factor produces MPDQHQALPGPPLRVLVADDNPVVRAGLTALLSAHPDIEVVAQATNGDEAVREASRHHPDVALLDVRMPGTDGLTALPELSALCPVMMLTYSTEPEVVAEALRRGAVGYLVHGEFTAPELITAVRDMREGRPTISATVSSSLGVSYKPSHESHDHPSQLQPVVAQSSKARPAYAAPLHRRILDRSNRPSYGLSSREVEVMDLIASGMNNRQIAATCFISEKTVKNHINSIFAKLHTSTRSEAIAHWLGTTHGGWPR; encoded by the coding sequence ATGCCTGACCAGCACCAGGCACTCCCCGGCCCACCCCTGCGCGTACTCGTCGCGGACGACAACCCGGTGGTCCGCGCCGGCCTCACCGCCCTCCTCTCCGCGCACCCCGACATAGAGGTGGTGGCCCAGGCCACGAACGGCGACGAGGCGGTACGCGAAGCGAGCCGACACCACCCGGACGTCGCTCTCCTCGACGTCCGCATGCCCGGCACGGACGGCCTCACCGCGCTCCCCGAACTGTCCGCTCTCTGCCCTGTGATGATGCTGACGTACAGCACGGAACCCGAGGTCGTGGCCGAGGCGCTGCGCCGGGGCGCGGTCGGCTACCTGGTCCACGGCGAGTTCACGGCCCCCGAACTGATCACGGCGGTACGCGACATGAGGGAAGGCCGCCCGACGATCTCTGCGACTGTCTCAAGTTCGCTCGGCGTTTCCTACAAACCTTCACACGAAAGTCACGACCACCCTTCGCAGCTGCAACCAGTTGTGGCACAGTCGTCAAAGGCTCGACCGGCCTATGCGGCGCCGCTCCACCGCCGCATCCTCGACCGTTCCAACCGACCGTCCTACGGCCTGAGTTCAAGGGAGGTGGAGGTGATGGACCTCATCGCATCCGGCATGAACAACCGCCAGATCGCCGCCACCTGCTTCATCAGCGAGAAGACCGTCAAGAACCACATCAACAGCATCTTCGCGAAACTGCACACCTCAACCCGCAGCGAAGCCATAGCCCACTGGCTCGGCACGACCCACGGGGGGTGGCCCCGATGA
- a CDS encoding CpaF family protein has product MSLRSRIATPDEGGTGREDGHLVAVYRAKLLEEIDLAEMSALTAADRRARLERVLGHIISREGPVLSSAERSQLIRRVVDEALGLGVLEPLLADASVTEIMVNGPDSIFVERGGRVEQLPLRFASTDQLMQTIERIVSTVNRRVDESNPMVDARLPTGERVNVIIPPLALTGPTLTIRRFPRAYTLPELIGLGSLDEQMLMLLAAFVRARFNVIVSGGTGTGKTTLLNALSGLIPPRERIITIEDSAELQLQQEHVIRLESRPANIEGKGQITIRDLVRNSLRMRPDRIIVGEVRGGETLDMLQAMSTGHDGSLATVHANSAEDALMRLQTLGSMSEVLIPFEALKDQINSAVDVVAQLTRFADGSRKITEIALLVSHGREQFRIATVSRFVPDPLGADRVAHGRFEHLPIPRSVAEKLYVANEPLPPAYGVAEAIDVLNTRQAIG; this is encoded by the coding sequence ATGAGCCTGCGATCCCGTATCGCCACCCCCGACGAAGGGGGCACCGGACGCGAGGACGGACACCTCGTGGCCGTCTACCGCGCCAAGCTCCTCGAAGAGATCGACCTGGCCGAGATGTCGGCCCTGACGGCAGCCGACCGCAGGGCCCGCCTGGAACGCGTACTGGGCCACATCATCAGCCGAGAGGGCCCGGTCCTCTCCTCCGCCGAACGCTCCCAACTCATCCGCAGGGTCGTCGACGAGGCCCTGGGCCTGGGCGTCCTCGAACCCCTCCTCGCCGACGCGTCGGTCACGGAGATCATGGTCAACGGCCCGGACTCGATCTTCGTGGAGCGAGGCGGCCGCGTAGAACAGCTCCCGCTCCGCTTCGCCTCCACCGACCAGCTCATGCAGACCATCGAACGCATCGTCTCCACGGTCAACCGCCGCGTGGACGAGTCGAACCCCATGGTCGACGCCCGCCTCCCCACCGGCGAGCGAGTCAACGTCATCATCCCTCCGCTCGCCCTCACCGGCCCGACCCTCACGATCCGCCGCTTCCCCCGCGCGTACACCCTCCCGGAGCTCATCGGCCTCGGCTCCCTCGACGAGCAGATGCTGATGCTCCTCGCCGCGTTCGTACGGGCCCGCTTCAACGTGATCGTCAGCGGCGGTACCGGCACCGGAAAGACGACCCTCCTCAACGCCCTCTCCGGCCTGATCCCGCCCCGCGAGCGCATCATCACGATCGAGGACTCCGCCGAACTCCAGCTCCAGCAGGAGCACGTGATCCGCCTGGAGTCCCGCCCCGCGAACATCGAGGGCAAGGGCCAGATCACCATCCGCGACCTGGTCCGCAACTCCCTCCGTATGCGCCCCGACCGCATCATCGTCGGTGAGGTCCGAGGCGGCGAGACCCTCGACATGCTCCAGGCCATGTCGACGGGCCACGACGGCTCCCTCGCCACGGTCCACGCCAACTCCGCCGAGGACGCCCTGATGCGCCTCCAGACCCTCGGCTCGATGTCCGAGGTCCTCATCCCCTTCGAGGCCCTCAAGGACCAGATCAACTCGGCGGTGGACGTGGTCGCCCAGCTCACCCGCTTCGCCGACGGCTCCCGCAAGATCACCGAGATCGCCCTGCTCGTCTCGCACGGCCGCGAACAGTTCCGTATCGCCACGGTCTCCCGCTTCGTCCCCGACCCCCTCGGCGCCGACCGCGTCGCCCACGGCCGCTTCGAACACCTGCCGATACCCCGCTCCGTCGCGGAGAAGCTGTACGTGGCCAACGAGCCGCTGCCCCCCGCGTACGGCGTGGCCGAGGCCATCGACGTACTCAACACCCGCCAGGCCATCGGATAG
- a CDS encoding type II secretion system F family protein: MDNSTLLALGATVLGGTLAVAGAHSYASGRAQRQALVDRLAGSPGGPLRTAAGRVRRFTAVDRRLRRTRLGRAIHLRLTTTGLDLTAGEFATYVAMVVVALWLIAAGTLAPFFGPIAGAVGIWSAAIFLNWQRQKRIEAFINQLPDVARLLANATAAGLALRTALAMAAEELEAPAGEELARVADQLALGRSVDDALGELAERLPSRELIVLVTTLVLSNKAGGTVVSSLRNLTQTLEDRKETRREVRTMLSEVNATAFTVPLLGLGSLLLINSSNDGALARVTGSPLGQALVLISIGLYTVGFFVIRRLGKIEV; this comes from the coding sequence ATGGACAACTCCACCCTGCTGGCCCTCGGCGCCACCGTCCTCGGCGGCACCCTCGCCGTCGCGGGCGCGCACTCGTACGCCTCCGGCCGCGCCCAGCGCCAGGCCCTGGTCGACCGCCTCGCGGGCAGCCCGGGCGGCCCCCTGCGCACAGCGGCGGGACGCGTACGACGCTTCACGGCCGTCGACCGCCGCCTGCGCCGCACCCGCCTCGGCCGCGCGATCCACCTGCGCCTGACGACGACGGGACTCGACCTGACGGCGGGCGAGTTCGCCACGTACGTCGCCATGGTCGTCGTCGCCCTGTGGCTGATCGCCGCCGGCACCCTCGCCCCGTTCTTCGGCCCGATCGCCGGCGCCGTGGGCATCTGGAGCGCGGCCATCTTCCTCAACTGGCAGCGCCAGAAACGCATCGAGGCCTTCATCAACCAACTCCCCGACGTGGCCCGCCTCCTCGCCAACGCCACCGCCGCCGGCCTCGCCCTCCGCACGGCCCTGGCGATGGCGGCGGAGGAGCTGGAGGCCCCGGCTGGCGAGGAACTGGCCCGGGTCGCCGACCAGTTGGCGCTCGGCCGCTCGGTCGACGACGCCCTCGGCGAACTCGCCGAACGCCTCCCCTCCCGCGAACTGATCGTCCTCGTCACCACCCTCGTCCTGTCCAACAAGGCGGGCGGCACGGTGGTGAGTTCCCTCCGCAACCTCACCCAGACCCTGGAGGACAGGAAGGAGACCCGCCGAGAGGTCCGCACGATGCTCTCCGAGGTCAACGCGACGGCCTTCACCGTCCCCCTCCTGGGCCTCGGCTCCCTCCTCCTGATCAACTCCTCGAACGACGGCGCCCTGGCCCGAGTGACCGGCTCCCCCCTGGGCCAGGCTTTGGTCCTGATCTCCATCGGCCTCTACACGGTCGGCTTCTTCGTCATCCGCCGCCTCGGCAAGATCGAAGTGTGA
- a CDS encoding pilus assembly protein TadG-related protein — MIHQRLRGDRGSTLPIYIWLTTILLFAALAFFAFAQAASARNGAQSAADAAALAAAQEAREELLLDLGDAIEAGDDWLDWLDLPDGALPADGATAAAQELAAQNNSALLGGAEPTEVNGNPGFRVGIETEYTVGDSVIPGTEDLTATAQAVAVIQPRCDFDVTADPTKPVALVCDGQPVDIDPGNFNPNDLPDASVMFSVRLAE; from the coding sequence TTGATCCACCAACGGTTGAGGGGCGACCGGGGATCGACCCTCCCCATCTACATCTGGCTGACGACGATTCTGCTTTTCGCAGCGTTGGCCTTCTTCGCTTTCGCCCAGGCAGCGTCCGCCCGCAATGGTGCGCAATCCGCGGCGGACGCTGCGGCGTTGGCGGCGGCGCAGGAGGCGCGGGAAGAGCTGTTGTTGGATCTCGGGGACGCCATCGAGGCAGGCGACGACTGGCTGGACTGGCTGGACTTGCCCGATGGAGCGCTCCCCGCTGATGGGGCCACCGCCGCGGCTCAGGAGCTGGCTGCCCAGAACAACTCGGCTCTGCTGGGCGGTGCCGAGCCGACCGAGGTGAACGGTAATCCAGGATTCCGGGTCGGCATCGAGACGGAATACACCGTCGGCGACTCGGTCATTCCCGGCACCGAGGATCTGACGGCCACGGCGCAGGCGGTCGCCGTCATCCAACCGCGCTGCGATTTTGACGTGACCGCGGATCCCACGAAGCCTGTGGCACTGGTCTGCGACGGCCAACCCGTGGACATCGACCCCGGAAATTTCAATCCGAACGACCTTCCCGACGCGTCCGTGATGTTCTCTGTGCGTCTGGCCGAGTGA
- a CDS encoding AAA family ATPase, with protein sequence MTIRILPAVGDVDSARALTTLLGQLSDAEPAPHVSDSTALLDTLARLAAESLDELPEVVLIHERIGPVPALDLVRDLVLRFPAVGVVLITSDPSTGVLTAAMDSGARGIVNLPLSYDALAERVQAAAAWSAGMRRHLGSSTPELYTGPGGTVVTVSGAKGGVGATVTAVQLALAARASGRTVALLDLDLQSGDVASYLDVQFRRSVADLAGIADINPRVLQEAVFAHDTGIALLLAPAEGERGEEVTDRVARQVLAALRSRHDVVVVDCGSQMNAATAAAVEMADQALLLVTPDVVAVRAAKRMVRLWDRLQIRKAEETLTVVNRHSRGTEIQPSLVEKVTGTKVARAAVPAAFKELQSVVDAGRLQDLDARSVVKQALWALAGELELVAAPEHGGGGRRRRSSADRGALVLRRKGGDRGSVTLEFAGMFPLILVTMAILWQAALYGYTYSLAGNAADEAARAATAAYAVDGDVAGACQAAGAQNLPGAWNDTSIDCAPNGSIMQAEVEANVPLFFPGFDAGWTVNGEAGAALEGDPQ encoded by the coding sequence ATGACCATCCGCATCCTCCCCGCCGTCGGGGACGTCGACTCGGCCCGCGCCCTCACCACCCTGCTCGGCCAGCTGTCGGACGCCGAACCGGCGCCGCACGTCTCCGACTCCACCGCCCTGCTCGACACCCTCGCGCGCCTGGCCGCCGAGTCACTGGACGAGCTGCCGGAGGTGGTGCTGATCCATGAACGGATCGGCCCCGTCCCCGCGCTGGACCTGGTCCGCGACCTCGTCCTGCGCTTCCCGGCGGTCGGCGTCGTCCTCATCACCTCCGACCCGAGCACCGGCGTCCTCACCGCCGCCATGGACTCCGGCGCCCGCGGCATCGTCAACCTCCCCCTCTCCTACGACGCCCTCGCCGAACGCGTCCAGGCCGCCGCCGCCTGGTCGGCCGGCATGCGACGCCACCTCGGCAGCAGTACGCCGGAGCTGTACACGGGCCCCGGCGGCACCGTCGTCACGGTCAGCGGAGCCAAGGGCGGTGTCGGCGCGACCGTCACCGCCGTCCAACTCGCCCTGGCGGCCCGCGCGTCCGGCCGTACGGTGGCGCTGCTCGACCTCGACCTGCAGTCCGGGGACGTGGCCTCCTACCTGGACGTGCAGTTCCGCCGCTCGGTCGCCGACCTGGCCGGCATCGCGGACATCAACCCCCGCGTCCTCCAGGAGGCGGTCTTCGCCCACGACACCGGCATCGCCCTCCTCCTCGCCCCCGCCGAGGGCGAACGCGGTGAGGAGGTGACGGACCGCGTGGCCCGCCAGGTCCTGGCCGCCCTGCGCTCCCGCCACGACGTGGTGGTGGTCGACTGCGGCTCCCAGATGAACGCGGCCACGGCGGCAGCCGTCGAGATGGCCGACCAGGCCCTCCTCCTGGTCACCCCGGACGTGGTCGCGGTCCGCGCCGCCAAACGCATGGTCCGCCTCTGGGACCGCCTCCAGATCCGCAAGGCCGAGGAGACGCTGACGGTCGTCAACCGCCACTCACGCGGTACGGAGATCCAGCCGTCCCTGGTCGAGAAGGTCACCGGCACGAAGGTGGCCCGCGCCGCCGTCCCCGCCGCCTTCAAGGAACTCCAGTCCGTCGTCGACGCGGGCCGCCTCCAGGACCTCGACGCCCGCTCGGTGGTCAAGCAGGCGCTGTGGGCGCTGGCGGGGGAACTGGAACTGGTCGCGGCGCCGGAGCACGGCGGGGGCGGCCGCCGCCGTAGGTCCTCGGCGGACCGGGGCGCCCTCGTCCTCCGCCGCAAGGGCGGCGACCGGGGCTCGGTGACCCTCGAATTCGCCGGCATGTTCCCCCTGATCCTGGTCACCATGGCGATCCTCTGGCAGGCCGCCCTCTACGGCTACACCTACTCCCTCGCCGGCAACGCCGCCGACGAGGCCGCCCGCGCCGCCACCGCCGCCTACGCGGTGGACGGCGACGTCGCGGGCGCCTGCCAGGCCGCCGGCGCCCAGAACCTCCCGGGCGCCTGGAACGACACCTCCATCGACTGCGCCCCGAACGGCTCGATCATGCAGGCCGAGGTCGAGGCCAACGTCCCCCTCTTCTTCCCCGGCTTCGACGCCGGCTGGACCGTCAACGGCGAGGCGGGCGCGGCCCTGGAGGGTGACCCACAATGA
- a CDS encoding DUF5936 domain-containing protein: MLPFLLALLTAIAVAGVFLGIRMIRADAKLPSDLVLALEVGATRVSKTGSAVDRLGMRFAPLVLRLMGPRRVEAKRRRIDMAGNPGGLTLNRYAARRAVYGFFGAFMGLVFLTSDRPLFAAFTFAFGLLAADAAIWQAIRDRKDVIDRTLPDFLDVLAVVVSAGLGFRQALDRVAEKYEGPWADELSITLRQMDMGVSRRQAFDELRKRNSSEQVAQFVSALQQGEELGSPIAETLIQLAADMRRTDAQNARRRAARTIPKATLVTLVFMLPATMILIATGMFLGSGTNFGEILGR; this comes from the coding sequence ATGTTGCCCTTCCTCCTCGCCCTCCTGACGGCCATCGCCGTCGCGGGCGTCTTCCTGGGCATCCGCATGATCCGGGCCGACGCGAAACTCCCCAGCGACCTGGTCCTCGCCCTGGAGGTGGGCGCCACCCGCGTCTCGAAGACCGGCTCGGCCGTCGACCGCCTGGGCATGCGCTTCGCCCCCCTGGTCCTCCGCCTCATGGGCCCCCGCCGGGTCGAGGCCAAACGCCGCCGCATCGACATGGCGGGCAACCCCGGCGGCCTCACCCTCAACCGTTACGCCGCCCGCCGAGCCGTCTACGGCTTCTTCGGCGCCTTCATGGGCCTGGTCTTCCTCACCAGCGACCGGCCCCTCTTCGCCGCCTTCACCTTCGCCTTCGGCCTCCTCGCCGCCGACGCCGCGATCTGGCAGGCCATCCGCGACCGCAAGGACGTCATCGACCGCACCCTGCCGGACTTCCTGGACGTGCTGGCGGTCGTGGTCTCGGCCGGCCTGGGCTTCCGCCAGGCCCTGGACCGCGTGGCGGAGAAGTACGAGGGCCCGTGGGCCGACGAACTGAGCATCACCCTCCGCCAGATGGACATGGGCGTGAGCCGCCGCCAGGCCTTCGACGAACTCCGCAAACGCAACTCCTCCGAACAGGTCGCCCAGTTCGTCTCGGCCCTCCAACAGGGCGAGGAACTGGGTTCCCCCATCGCCGAAACCCTGATCCAACTGGCCGCCGACATGCGCCGCACAGACGCCCAGAACGCCCGCCGCCGAGCCGCCCGCACCATCCCCAAGGCCACCCTCGTCACCCTCGTCTTCATGCTCCCGGCGACGATGATCCTCATCGCCACAGGCATGTTCCTCGGCTCAGGCACCAACTTCGGCGAGATCCTGGGCCGCTGA
- the cpaB gene encoding Flp pilus assembly protein CpaB: protein MNSRQRRGVVLLVLSALCALAAFAGVLSVIRDVNSKVGPEVTAYRLKSDIAPYKELSAGQFEKITMPERWLSTTAVTDLAQIRGKIAVTQLEKGSLLQSDMIVDRPELDPGQQEIAIMIDASTGVAGKINPGSRVNIYATFEEKDSDSGKDTSKLMVADARVIDVGKLTALEAGQSSSDRRRTATEAVPITFALDTADAQRVAFAESFAEHVRLALVGGGEATVVVPDDRSYTLDEDK from the coding sequence ATGAACTCACGCCAGCGCCGCGGCGTCGTCCTGCTGGTCCTCTCGGCCCTGTGTGCCCTGGCCGCCTTCGCCGGGGTGCTCTCGGTGATCCGTGACGTGAACTCGAAGGTCGGGCCCGAGGTGACGGCGTACCGGCTGAAGAGCGACATCGCGCCCTACAAGGAGCTGTCGGCGGGCCAGTTCGAGAAGATCACGATGCCGGAGCGGTGGCTGTCCACCACGGCGGTCACCGATCTGGCGCAGATCCGCGGGAAGATCGCCGTCACCCAGCTGGAGAAGGGCTCGCTGCTCCAGTCCGACATGATTGTCGACCGGCCCGAACTCGACCCCGGGCAGCAGGAGATCGCGATCATGATCGACGCGTCCACCGGCGTGGCGGGGAAGATCAACCCGGGGTCGCGGGTCAACATCTACGCCACGTTCGAGGAGAAGGACAGCGACTCGGGCAAGGACACGTCCAAGCTGATGGTCGCCGACGCCCGTGTCATCGACGTCGGCAAGCTGACCGCCCTCGAAGCCGGACAGTCCAGCAGCGACCGCCGGCGCACGGCGACGGAGGCCGTTCCGATCACCTTCGCGCTCGACACCGCCGACGCCCAGCGCGTCGCGTTCGCCGAGTCGTTCGCCGAGCACGTCCGTCTCGCCCTCGTCGGGGGCGGGGAGGCCACGGTCGTCGTACCGGACGACCGTTCGTACACCCTCGACGAGGACAAGTAG